One genomic segment of Aliarcobacter cibarius includes these proteins:
- a CDS encoding substrate-binding domain-containing protein, with amino-acid sequence MSFKKTSMALIASALLVTTLSARDQIKIVGSSTVYPFSSSVAEEFGATSKFPTPVVESTGTGGGIKLFCAGADINTPDIANASRKMKANELKMCEENGVNDITEALIGFDGIAIAQSSQVKSFNVSKTQLALAVAKEVPSADGKSLVSNPYKKWSDIDASLPNREITVYGPPKSSGTRDSFEELVLQSTFEKMPVYTDLFKKDETANKKYKAYSEIRTDGAYVESGENDNLIVQKLTKNEAAIGIFGYSFLAENKDKVIGLSIDNVLPTVETIASAKYPVARSMYFYIKNQHSKDVPSLKEFTNLFMSEKMIGNDGILSELGLIPLTDDVRTQARNKVLNSQKLTAEDLKH; translated from the coding sequence ATGAGTTTCAAAAAAACATCTATGGCTTTAATAGCAAGTGCTTTATTAGTAACAACATTAAGTGCAAGAGATCAAATTAAAATAGTTGGTTCATCAACAGTTTATCCTTTTTCATCATCAGTTGCTGAAGAGTTCGGAGCAACTTCAAAATTCCCAACTCCAGTAGTTGAATCAACTGGAACAGGTGGAGGAATTAAGTTATTCTGTGCTGGTGCAGATATTAATACACCTGATATTGCAAATGCTTCTAGAAAAATGAAAGCAAATGAATTAAAAATGTGTGAAGAAAATGGTGTAAATGATATTACTGAAGCATTAATTGGTTTTGATGGTATTGCAATTGCTCAATCATCTCAAGTAAAAAGTTTCAATGTATCAAAAACACAATTAGCATTAGCAGTTGCAAAAGAAGTACCAAGTGCTGATGGTAAATCTTTAGTTTCAAATCCATATAAAAAATGGTCTGATATAGATGCTTCTTTACCAAATAGAGAAATCACTGTTTATGGACCTCCAAAATCTTCAGGAACAAGAGACTCATTTGAAGAACTAGTTTTACAATCAACTTTCGAAAAAATGCCTGTTTATACAGATTTATTCAAAAAAGATGAAACAGCTAATAAAAAATATAAAGCTTATTCTGAAATCAGAACAGATGGTGCTTATGTAGAATCTGGTGAAAATGATAATTTAATTGTTCAAAAATTAACAAAAAATGAAGCAGCGATTGGAATTTTCGGTTACTCTTTCTTAGCTGAAAACAAAGATAAAGTTATTGGTTTAAGTATTGATAATGTTTTACCAACTGTTGAAACTATTGCAAGTGCAAAATATCCAGTTGCTAGATCTATGTATTTTTATATTAAAAATCAACACTCTAAAGATGTTCCATCTTTAAAAGAGTTTACAAACCTTTTCATGTCTGAAAAAATGATAGGGAATGATGGAATATTAAGTGAATTAGGTTTAATTCCATTAACTGATGATGTGAGAACACAAGCTAGAAATAAAGTTTTAAATAGCCAAAAATTAACTGCTGAAGATTTAAAACACTAA
- a CDS encoding GGDEF domain-containing protein — protein MTNWSKIIDKLDYAFQPIIYSHTGKIYAVEALLRNVQDIPGLTNIDDLFDLAFNDDYLYELDLQLREKAISKFSKIKINNLKLFYNLDNRIIYNKNYSQGNTAKILNKYNLNKDSIYFELSEKGTAIEQNALSSMLQRYKESGYKIAIDDFGIGVSGLKLLYFSEANIIKLDRFFISNIDQDSKKKLFCSSIVEMAHIMGMQVIAEGVETVKEFYTCKDIGADFIQGYLVQKPTKSIEDITNIYQDISNLILNDKRSNQTNFIDDKYIEEIYPLDVNTSLYDLFLHFKKNTEHNFVPIIDEFGYFLGIIYESDIKKISYSQYGLSLAQNKTFSSTLLKYIKPALSVEISWGIDEILEMYNLKFNDSLGIFITQSEKYKGFINLNSLLTLSYKRNIEIATNQNPLTKLPGNNQIEKFINNSFENAHINTTHIIYFDFNDFKPFNDNYGFRQGDRAILIFSELLQKRYPKNSFIAHIGGDDFFVGLKDYKYDDIFELTYNIQEEFKSSVVNLYSNDDKNRGFIISKDRFNTTREFNLLSVSSAIIEINPSSNISDFDNTLNLIKRDSKNSKEPIFRIV, from the coding sequence ATGACAAATTGGTCAAAAATAATTGATAAGCTTGATTATGCTTTTCAACCTATAATCTATTCTCATACTGGCAAAATATATGCTGTTGAAGCTCTTTTACGAAATGTTCAAGATATACCAGGACTTACAAATATTGATGATCTTTTTGATTTAGCATTCAATGATGACTACTTATATGAATTAGATTTACAACTAAGAGAAAAAGCTATAAGTAAATTCTCAAAAATAAAAATTAATAATTTAAAACTATTTTACAATCTAGATAATAGAATAATTTACAACAAGAACTACTCACAGGGAAATACTGCAAAAATATTAAATAAATATAATCTAAATAAAGATTCTATATATTTTGAACTAAGTGAAAAGGGAACAGCAATTGAACAAAATGCTCTTTCATCTATGCTACAAAGATATAAAGAGAGTGGTTACAAAATTGCAATAGATGATTTTGGAATTGGTGTTTCTGGATTAAAGCTTTTATACTTTAGTGAAGCAAATATTATAAAACTTGATAGATTTTTTATTTCAAATATAGATCAAGATTCTAAGAAAAAACTTTTCTGCTCATCAATAGTTGAAATGGCTCATATCATGGGAATGCAAGTAATTGCAGAAGGTGTAGAAACAGTAAAAGAGTTTTATACTTGTAAAGATATAGGGGCTGATTTTATACAAGGATATCTAGTCCAAAAACCAACAAAAAGTATAGAAGATATCACAAATATATATCAAGATATTTCTAATTTAATTTTAAATGATAAAAGATCTAATCAGACTAATTTTATTGATGATAAATACATAGAAGAGATATATCCTTTGGATGTAAATACATCTTTATACGATTTATTTTTACACTTTAAAAAAAATACAGAGCATAACTTTGTACCAATTATTGATGAATTTGGTTATTTCTTAGGAATTATTTATGAAAGTGATATAAAGAAAATTTCTTATTCACAATATGGTCTTTCTTTAGCACAAAATAAAACATTTTCATCAACATTACTAAAATATATCAAACCTGCTTTAAGTGTAGAAATATCTTGGGGTATAGATGAAATTCTTGAAATGTACAATCTTAAATTCAATGATTCACTAGGAATATTTATAACACAATCAGAAAAATATAAAGGTTTTATAAATCTAAATTCTCTTTTAACACTTTCTTATAAAAGAAATATAGAAATAGCTACGAATCAAAATCCATTGACAAAACTTCCTGGAAATAATCAAATAGAAAAGTTTATAAACAATTCATTTGAAAATGCTCATATAAATACAACTCACATAATATATTTTGATTTTAATGATTTTAAACCATTTAATGACAATTATGGATTTAGACAAGGGGATAGAGCAATATTAATTTTTTCAGAATTATTACAAAAAAGATATCCAAAAAATTCATTTATAGCTCATATTGGTGGTGATGATTTCTTTGTAGGATTAAAAGATTATAAATATGATGATATATTTGAATTAACTTACAACATACAAGAAGAATTTAAAAGTAGTGTGGTGAACCTCTATTCAAATGATGATAAAAACAGAGGTTTCATAATATCAAAAGATAGATTTAATACAACTAGAGAATTTAATTTATTGAGTGTATCTTCTGCAATAATAGAAATTAATCCATCATCAAATATATCAGATTTTGACAATACACTAAATCTTATCAAAAGAGATTCAAAGAACTCAAAAGAGCCTATATTTAGAATAGTATAA